In one window of Nitrospiraceae bacterium DNA:
- the clpB gene encoding ATP-dependent chaperone ClpB — MDMNRMTVKLQEALQSASSNAMRRGHQGIDAEHVLLSLLEQERGVTTALLEQAGVSPGAVKQAAEQALSKIPQVQGPGAAPGQIHLTPRLAQILTKAEDSMKELRDEFISVEHVLLAMVEEGGIFRRLNLTKDKLLGALQQVRGNQRVTSQDPESTYQSLEKYGRDLTRLAGQGKLDPVIGRDDEIRRTIQILSRRTKNNPVLIGEPGVGKTAIVEGLAQRIVKGDVPDGLKQKRLIVLDMGALVAGAKFRGEFEERLKAVLKEIQASQGQVLLFIDEIHTVVGAGAAEGSMDAANLLKPMLARGELHLIGATTLDEYRKHIEKDAALERRFQTVLVDQPSVENTISILRGLKERYEVHHGVRIKDAALVAAAKLSNRYIGDRFLPDKAIDLVDEAAARLRTEIDSLPGELDEVSRKVLQLEIEREALKKETDQGSKTRLQAIEKELTERNRDLQALKTRWESEKASVAKLRKTRQQIEEVKLTIERAERAYDLNKVAELRYGELPRLERELELEQQHLGKKQGESRLLKEEVDKEDIAEVVSRWTGIPVTRLVEGELEKLLKLDELLHKRVVGQEEAVSAVADAVVRARSGIKDPNRPIGSFLFLGPTGVGKTELARALSATLFDDEANLIRIDMSEYMEKHTVARLIGAPPGYVGYEEGGQLTEAVRRHPFSVILFDEIEKAHHDVFNILLQVLDDGRLTDSQGRTVDFKNTVLIMTSNIGSHHILDAQQAGASYETMRAQVTGELRKHFRPEFLNRVDEIVVFHALTGDHLSRIVEIQLERLHARLAERRITLNITPAALRNLGERGYDPIYGARPLKRLIQQDIETPMARQLIKGELRDGDTATVDLKDGHIVIVPTVAPSNG; from the coding sequence ATGGACATGAATCGCATGACCGTCAAGCTTCAAGAGGCCCTGCAAAGCGCCTCGTCCAACGCTATGCGCCGAGGCCACCAGGGCATCGACGCCGAGCATGTCCTATTGTCGCTCTTGGAACAGGAACGCGGCGTGACAACCGCCCTCCTGGAACAGGCCGGTGTATCTCCCGGCGCGGTCAAGCAAGCCGCGGAACAGGCCCTGTCGAAAATTCCCCAAGTCCAAGGCCCCGGCGCCGCCCCGGGGCAAATTCATCTCACCCCGCGCTTGGCCCAGATCCTCACCAAGGCCGAGGACAGCATGAAGGAGCTGCGGGATGAGTTCATCAGCGTGGAGCACGTCCTCCTTGCCATGGTCGAAGAGGGGGGGATATTCCGGCGCCTCAACCTCACCAAAGACAAGTTGTTGGGGGCACTACAACAGGTGCGAGGCAACCAACGGGTCACAAGCCAGGATCCCGAAAGCACCTACCAGTCCCTTGAGAAATACGGTCGCGACCTCACCCGCTTGGCCGGGCAAGGCAAGCTCGATCCTGTCATCGGGCGGGACGACGAAATCCGGCGCACGATTCAGATCCTCTCCCGGCGCACCAAAAATAACCCGGTCCTCATCGGTGAGCCCGGAGTCGGGAAAACCGCCATCGTGGAAGGCCTCGCCCAGCGTATCGTGAAGGGCGACGTCCCGGATGGACTGAAACAGAAGCGGCTCATCGTCCTCGATATGGGCGCGCTCGTTGCTGGGGCCAAGTTCCGGGGCGAGTTCGAAGAGCGGCTCAAGGCGGTGCTCAAGGAGATCCAGGCCTCGCAGGGACAGGTCTTGCTGTTCATCGACGAAATCCACACCGTAGTCGGAGCCGGCGCCGCGGAAGGCTCGATGGATGCGGCGAACCTGCTCAAGCCGATGTTGGCACGCGGCGAACTCCACCTGATCGGCGCCACCACCTTGGACGAATATCGCAAACACATCGAAAAGGATGCCGCGCTGGAGCGCCGCTTCCAAACCGTTCTGGTGGATCAGCCCAGCGTCGAAAACACCATCTCGATTTTGCGCGGTCTCAAAGAGCGCTATGAAGTCCATCACGGGGTGCGGATCAAGGACGCGGCGCTCGTCGCGGCGGCCAAACTCTCGAACCGCTACATCGGCGATCGCTTCCTGCCGGACAAGGCCATCGACCTGGTGGACGAAGCGGCCGCTCGTCTCCGCACCGAAATCGACAGCCTGCCCGGCGAACTCGATGAAGTCTCCAGGAAGGTCCTCCAACTCGAGATCGAACGCGAGGCCCTCAAAAAAGAAACGGACCAGGGCAGCAAGACCCGGCTTCAGGCCATTGAAAAAGAACTGACCGAGCGCAATCGGGATCTCCAAGCCTTAAAAACACGTTGGGAGTCCGAAAAGGCGTCCGTCGCCAAATTGCGAAAGACCCGGCAACAGATCGAAGAAGTGAAACTGACGATTGAACGGGCTGAGCGGGCCTACGACCTGAACAAGGTCGCGGAGCTCCGGTACGGCGAGTTACCCCGGCTGGAGCGCGAATTGGAACTCGAACAGCAACACCTCGGGAAGAAACAAGGTGAGAGCCGTCTCCTGAAGGAAGAAGTGGACAAAGAAGACATCGCCGAGGTCGTCAGTCGGTGGACCGGCATCCCCGTCACGCGCCTGGTGGAAGGCGAGCTTGAAAAGCTGTTGAAGCTGGACGAGCTGCTTCACAAACGCGTCGTCGGTCAGGAGGAAGCCGTATCCGCCGTCGCCGACGCCGTGGTGCGGGCCCGTTCCGGCATCAAAGATCCCAACCGCCCGATCGGTTCGTTCCTGTTCCTCGGTCCGACCGGGGTGGGCAAGACCGAACTCGCACGGGCGCTTTCTGCCACACTGTTCGACGACGAAGCCAACCTGATTCGGATCGATATGTCCGAATACATGGAAAAGCACACCGTCGCCCGCTTGATCGGCGCGCCTCCAGGCTACGTTGGCTACGAGGAAGGCGGCCAGTTGACGGAAGCCGTCCGACGACATCCCTTCTCGGTCATCCTGTTCGATGAAATCGAGAAGGCACACCACGATGTTTTCAATATCCTGCTGCAGGTCTTGGATGACGGTCGGTTGACGGACTCTCAAGGTCGCACGGTGGATTTTAAGAACACCGTGTTGATCATGACCTCCAACATCGGCAGCCATCATATCTTGGATGCACAACAGGCGGGCGCGTCCTACGAGACGATGCGCGCGCAGGTCACGGGCGAGTTGCGGAAGCACTTCCGCCCCGAGTTCTTAAACCGTGTCGATGAGATCGTGGTGTTCCACGCGTTGACGGGTGATCACTTGAGCCGCATCGTGGAGATTCAGCTGGAACGGCTGCACGCCCGGCTGGCCGAGCGTCGCATCACCCTGAACATCACGCCGGCAGCATTGAGGAACCTCGGCGAGCGCGGCTATGACCCGATCTACGGGGCACGCCCCCTGAAGCGCCTCATTCAGCAGGACATCGAAACACCGATGGCGAGACAATTGATCAAGGGAGAGCTGCGGGACGGCGATACGGCCACGGTGGATCTCAAGGACGGCCACATCGTGATTGTGCCGACCGTGGCGCCCTCCAACGGGTAA
- a CDS encoding PilZ domain-containing protein, with protein sequence MEARYSQRVSVECGVVFAGDHTIGEGRTLDLSLPGCLLQSATPLIAGDYVQLRLFLPDFETPLHVPLAAVRWVDGSRVGVEFIRTSQEEQRRLKQFVQQRMRRNATATWTEGLAVIDGMQS encoded by the coding sequence ATGGAAGCTCGCTACAGCCAACGGGTCTCGGTTGAATGCGGGGTCGTATTTGCCGGTGACCATACGATTGGTGAAGGACGCACGCTCGATCTCTCCCTGCCTGGCTGCCTGCTCCAAAGTGCCACTCCCCTCATCGCCGGAGACTATGTCCAACTGCGGTTGTTTCTCCCCGATTTCGAAACTCCACTACATGTTCCTCTTGCGGCGGTGCGATGGGTGGATGGATCCCGAGTCGGAGTCGAGTTTATCCGGACATCACAAGAGGAACAACGACGGCTCAAGCAGTTCGTGCAGCAACGAATGCGGCGAAACGCAACAGCGACGTGGACGGAAGGTCTTGCGGTCATTGATGGCATGCAGTCCTGA
- a CDS encoding HAMP domain-containing histidine kinase, which yields MRLSIFWRLVLTYLVIIGVMAAVNVYALLQIRNLADLSSEVVSRHHPEIESAKHLLASFYTQVQSQKKYLAVPAATFLESFDEETKEFQHALQMLQTRESAEQGIQLLKEVERVQQEHLALFHSQLAGPAASPQESAAGYEGRRSALADRMASALQSYIGLHEAQITIGVNQSRASSVQAEAVTEQLVLVALLFGLGLAAVASYNILRPLRRLQATIQEIGQGNFQAALDMRAPRELRELSETVHWMGKKLQQLDDIKSEFLAHVSHELRTPMASIQEGTHLLLDEIPGPLTQDQRTTLRIMSDSSRRLMSLISTILDLSKMEAGMLEYRFVPTDLRKIAEVSVNKIRLLADAKHVQLVVEAPRERHWVKADTARIEQVLDNLLSNALKFSPEGGVVKLNMTAGSEEGLLFVSVTDAGPGIPAEEVPHVFDRFYQGRTKARHATAGSGLGLALAKRVVEAHGGRIWVESETGKGTTVRLILRLTKPGALVG from the coding sequence GTGCGGCTTTCCATCTTCTGGCGGTTGGTTCTGACCTATCTCGTGATCATCGGTGTCATGGCCGCCGTGAATGTCTACGCCCTGCTGCAAATCAGAAATCTCGCGGATCTCAGCTCGGAGGTCGTGTCACGGCATCATCCGGAAATCGAGTCCGCCAAGCATCTTCTGGCTTCGTTTTACACGCAAGTGCAGAGTCAAAAGAAATATCTCGCCGTGCCGGCTGCGACGTTTCTCGAAAGTTTCGACGAGGAAACGAAAGAATTCCAGCATGCGCTGCAGATGCTACAGACGAGGGAGTCGGCCGAGCAGGGCATTCAGCTGTTGAAGGAGGTCGAACGGGTGCAACAGGAGCATTTGGCCCTGTTCCATTCGCAATTGGCCGGTCCGGCCGCGTCCCCACAGGAGTCGGCGGCAGGGTATGAGGGGCGTCGGAGCGCCCTGGCCGATCGGATGGCCTCCGCGCTGCAAAGTTACATTGGGCTGCACGAGGCGCAGATCACGATTGGGGTGAACCAGTCCCGAGCCAGTTCCGTCCAGGCCGAGGCGGTGACCGAACAACTGGTGCTGGTGGCGTTGCTGTTCGGTCTCGGGTTGGCGGCGGTCGCCAGCTATAACATTCTCCGGCCCCTGAGACGGCTTCAGGCGACCATCCAGGAGATCGGGCAGGGGAACTTCCAGGCGGCCCTGGACATGCGTGCTCCTCGGGAACTGCGGGAACTCAGCGAGACGGTGCATTGGATGGGGAAGAAACTCCAGCAACTGGACGACATCAAGAGCGAGTTCTTGGCTCACGTGTCGCATGAATTGCGGACTCCGATGGCATCGATTCAGGAGGGGACCCACCTGTTGTTAGATGAGATTCCTGGTCCGCTCACGCAGGACCAACGGACGACGTTGCGCATCATGTCGGACAGCAGTCGGCGGTTGATGTCGCTGATCTCGACCATTCTCGATCTGTCCAAAATGGAAGCGGGGATGCTGGAGTATCGCTTTGTGCCGACGGACCTTCGCAAGATTGCGGAGGTGTCGGTGAATAAGATTCGTCTCCTCGCCGATGCAAAACATGTACAATTGGTCGTCGAGGCTCCCCGCGAGCGTCACTGGGTCAAGGCCGATACGGCACGCATTGAGCAAGTGCTCGACAATTTGCTTTCCAATGCGCTCAAATTCAGCCCGGAGGGCGGGGTTGTCAAACTCAATATGACCGCTGGATCGGAAGAGGGCTTGCTCTTCGTGTCGGTGACGGATGCGGGTCCGGGAATTCCTGCCGAGGAGGTTCCCCATGTGTTCGATCGGTTCTACCAGGGCCGGACCAAGGCCCGGCACGCGACCGCCGGCAGCGGGTTGGGACTGGCGCTTGCCAAGCGCGTGGTGGAAGCGCATGGTGGAAGAATTTGGGTCGAAAGTGAAACGGGCAAGGGCACAACGGTGCGGCTTATCTTGCGACTGACGAAACCGGGCGCATTGGTGGGATGA
- a CDS encoding sigma-54-dependent Fis family transcriptional regulator — protein MSQSHILVIDDDPAVREVLNETLAAEGYQVTVVSDGLAGVEAVKDQPVHVVLTDLQMPGIDGLEVIDRISKVDSKVISIVMTGFGTVDYAVRAMKAGAFDFVTKPFEPETVAVIVKKALDVHRLKQENHLLRKAVRDQYRLEHLVGTSAPMRRVLDFVEKVADSDSTVLIQGESGTGKELIARMLHFNSMRRDRPLVPVNCGAIPENLLESELFGHEKGAFTGAAHTRLGRFELAHGGTIFLDEVGEMSLPLQVKLLRVLQERCFERVGGTRTINVDVRIIAATNQDLEQAVQEKRFRQDLFYRLHVIPIHIPPLRDRRSDIPLLVNHFIGQFNHLRHTDIAGVEPDALARMGEYEWPGNIRELENMIERLVVLKKKGWITMSDLPERTLKVAASKAAEPQEQFIRFSEDGINLTKELEHYENRLIGEALRKANGITSRAAQLLQLNRTTLVEKLKRKGFDPKSHGYPVQH, from the coding sequence ATGAGCCAGTCGCATATCCTCGTGATCGATGATGACCCCGCTGTTCGCGAGGTGTTGAATGAAACGCTCGCCGCCGAAGGGTATCAAGTGACGGTTGTATCCGATGGTCTGGCCGGTGTGGAAGCTGTGAAGGACCAACCGGTTCACGTCGTGTTGACTGACCTGCAGATGCCCGGCATCGATGGGCTCGAAGTGATCGATCGAATTTCAAAGGTTGATTCCAAAGTCATTTCAATCGTCATGACGGGGTTTGGGACGGTCGACTACGCCGTGCGCGCGATGAAGGCCGGGGCGTTTGATTTCGTCACCAAACCGTTCGAACCGGAAACCGTTGCCGTGATCGTGAAGAAGGCCCTGGATGTGCACAGGCTCAAGCAGGAAAATCATCTCCTTCGCAAAGCGGTTCGCGATCAGTATCGACTCGAGCACTTGGTCGGCACGAGCGCTCCGATGCGGAGGGTACTGGATTTTGTTGAAAAGGTCGCAGATAGCGATAGCACGGTATTGATTCAAGGGGAAAGCGGGACGGGGAAAGAACTCATCGCGCGTATGCTCCATTTCAATAGCATGCGGCGGGACAGGCCACTGGTTCCAGTCAATTGCGGCGCGATTCCAGAAAATTTGCTGGAATCGGAGCTATTCGGGCACGAAAAAGGCGCCTTCACGGGAGCGGCCCACACGCGCCTGGGACGTTTCGAACTCGCTCACGGAGGCACGATATTCTTGGACGAAGTCGGTGAAATGAGTTTGCCGCTTCAGGTAAAGCTCCTCCGGGTGCTGCAGGAACGGTGCTTTGAGCGAGTCGGAGGGACGCGCACGATCAACGTGGATGTTCGGATCATCGCGGCTACGAATCAGGATTTGGAACAGGCCGTTCAGGAGAAGCGATTCCGGCAGGACCTGTTTTACCGTCTGCACGTCATTCCCATCCATATTCCGCCGCTTCGGGATCGGCGGAGCGACATCCCTCTGTTGGTCAACCATTTCATCGGCCAGTTCAATCACCTGCGCCACACGGACATTGCAGGGGTGGAACCTGATGCATTGGCGAGGATGGGGGAGTATGAGTGGCCCGGCAACATCCGCGAACTGGAGAATATGATCGAGCGGCTGGTTGTCTTGAAGAAGAAGGGCTGGATCACGATGAGCGATCTGCCGGAGCGAACGCTCAAGGTCGCAGCGTCCAAGGCAGCAGAACCGCAAGAGCAGTTTATTCGATTCTCCGAGGACGGCATCAATTTGACGAAGGAACTGGAGCACTACGAGAATCGATTGATCGGAGAGGCCCTTCGAAAAGCCAACGGCATCACCAGCCGGGCGGCACAACTGCTGCAGTTGAACAGGACCACATTGGTTGAAAAGCTCAAGCGCAAAGGCTTTGACCCGAAGAGCCATGGGTACCCGGTCCAGCACTGA
- a CDS encoding PilZ domain-containing protein has product MAQHFKIRTYHREPICVPGYYLSGDFLGKATVWNISTGGWHLQGDHQVRVGMELSLRIELAPHTRAIEVEQARVQWVRGLDFGVRIEKIGALAAKRLGQLVGTSRQESYAVRR; this is encoded by the coding sequence ATGGCACAACACTTTAAGATTCGGACGTACCATCGGGAACCGATTTGTGTGCCTGGCTACTATTTGTCAGGAGACTTCCTCGGAAAGGCGACGGTCTGGAACATCTCGACAGGAGGGTGGCACCTGCAAGGCGACCATCAGGTTAGAGTGGGGATGGAATTGTCGCTGCGTATTGAGTTGGCTCCCCATACCCGAGCGATTGAAGTCGAACAAGCAAGGGTTCAGTGGGTACGGGGGCTGGATTTCGGCGTTCGTATTGAAAAGATCGGTGCGCTCGCGGCGAAGCGATTGGGACAACTCGTTGGTACCAGCCGCCAAGAGTCTTACGCGGTCAGGCGCTAG
- a CDS encoding sigma-54-dependent Fis family transcriptional regulator has translation MEQERVLMVDDDEGLLHLLKMRLSAMGFAVTPCTTGQDALAAARQETFDIAVTDLRLRGEDGLDLTEDLLRTQPGLPVIILTAHGSIPNAVEAMQRGAFGYLTKPFDDKELKATLDKALSQQRMSREIQRLKSLVKELYGLENVIARSPAMQRLFQQVAQVADSDATILLVGETGTGKEVLARVIHTNSRRSKGPFVAINCAAIPETLFESELFGHVRGAFTSAMAAKRGFFQSASGGTLFLDEIGEMPLAMQVKLLRAVQEREVREVGAEHATKVDVRIIAATNKDLGEAVKAGTFRHDLYYRISVVPLAIPPLRERKEDIPLLAQHFLKQSAKLSKKDVRGFTPAAMHRLTVYPWPGNVRELENAIEKAVVMSRQDMVTPELLPNVGTAPDVALKPLTEAKEEFERSYLRNVLQLTGGNISRAAQFAGRYRADFYKMLKKYGLHPSMMKGRTESEIAEMADEEDLKEA, from the coding sequence ATGGAGCAAGAACGCGTTCTCATGGTGGATGATGACGAAGGGTTGTTGCATCTTCTGAAGATGCGGCTGTCCGCGATGGGGTTTGCCGTGACCCCCTGTACCACCGGGCAGGATGCCCTTGCGGCGGCGCGGCAAGAGACGTTTGATATCGCGGTCACGGACCTGCGGCTTCGCGGGGAAGACGGGCTCGACTTGACCGAAGATTTGCTGCGAACACAGCCGGGGCTTCCGGTCATCATTCTCACGGCGCACGGCAGCATTCCTAATGCGGTCGAAGCGATGCAGCGGGGCGCGTTCGGCTATCTGACCAAACCCTTCGATGACAAGGAACTGAAGGCCACGCTCGATAAAGCGCTGTCTCAGCAACGGATGTCCCGTGAGATCCAGCGTCTCAAGTCTCTGGTCAAGGAACTGTATGGACTGGAGAATGTGATTGCGCGCAGTCCGGCGATGCAGCGGCTGTTTCAGCAGGTGGCGCAGGTGGCCGACTCGGACGCGACGATCCTCTTGGTCGGCGAGACCGGGACGGGGAAAGAGGTTCTTGCGCGGGTGATCCATACGAACAGCCGGCGATCTAAAGGGCCGTTTGTCGCGATCAATTGTGCTGCCATTCCAGAAACGCTGTTTGAGAGTGAACTGTTCGGCCATGTTCGCGGGGCCTTTACCAGTGCCATGGCGGCCAAGCGTGGCTTTTTTCAGAGTGCCAGCGGGGGCACGCTTTTTCTCGATGAGATCGGTGAAATGCCCTTGGCCATGCAGGTCAAATTGCTGCGTGCGGTCCAAGAGCGGGAGGTTCGCGAGGTCGGGGCGGAGCATGCGACAAAGGTCGACGTGCGGATCATCGCGGCGACGAACAAGGACCTTGGTGAGGCCGTTAAGGCGGGTACGTTTCGCCATGACCTCTACTACCGCATTTCCGTGGTTCCCCTCGCCATTCCCCCCTTGCGGGAACGTAAAGAAGACATCCCCTTACTCGCTCAGCACTTCCTGAAGCAGAGCGCGAAACTGTCCAAGAAGGATGTCCGTGGGTTCACTCCCGCGGCCATGCATCGGTTAACGGTGTATCCCTGGCCGGGGAATGTCCGTGAATTGGAAAATGCCATTGAAAAAGCTGTGGTCATGTCGCGGCAGGATATGGTTACCCCCGAACTTCTGCCCAATGTCGGGACTGCACCCGATGTCGCCCTGAAGCCACTGACAGAGGCCAAGGAGGAGTTCGAACGGTCCTATCTCAGGAATGTCCTGCAGTTGACCGGTGGGAATATTTCGCGCGCGGCCCAATTTGCCGGCCGGTACCGGGCTGATTTTTACAAGATGCTCAAGAAATACGGACTTCATCCCTCTATGATGAAAGGGCGCACTGAGTCTGAGATCGCGGAGATGGCTGATGAGGAGGATCTGAAGGAAGCCTAG